From a single Fusobacterium ulcerans ATCC 49185 genomic region:
- the miaB gene encoding tRNA (N6-isopentenyl adenosine(37)-C2)-methylthiotransferase MiaB, translating into MKKASIITYGCQMNVNESAKIKKIFQNIGYEITENIEESDAIFLNTCTVREGAATQIYGKLGELKHIKERRGTIIGITGCFAQEQGKELLKKFPQIDIIMGNQNIGRIPQAIDDIEHKTNKHIIYTDCEDELPPRLDADFDSRKTASISITYGCNNFCTYCIVPYVRGRERSVPLDEIIHDVKQYAEKGYKEIILLGQNVNSYGKDFKNGDNFAKLLEEICKVEGDFLVRFISPHPRDFSDEVIDVIAKNDKIAKSLHLPLQSGSTRILKMMNRGYTKEQYIALAEKIKEKIPGVALTADIIVGFPGETEEDFLDTLDVVKRIQFENSFMFMYSIRQGTKAADMDEQIDSEVKKERLQRLIEVQNSCSLAESETYRGKIVRILVEGESRKNKDVLTGRTSTNKIVLFKGDKTLEGTFVNVKINDCKTWTLYGDIVD; encoded by the coding sequence GTGAAAAAAGCATCGATTATAACATATGGATGTCAGATGAATGTAAATGAAAGTGCTAAGATAAAGAAAATCTTTCAAAATATAGGATATGAAATAACTGAAAATATAGAGGAATCAGACGCAATTTTTCTTAACACTTGTACAGTGAGAGAAGGAGCAGCAACACAAATATATGGGAAATTAGGAGAATTAAAACATATAAAAGAGAGAAGAGGAACCATTATAGGTATTACTGGATGTTTTGCTCAGGAGCAGGGAAAGGAACTTTTGAAAAAATTCCCTCAGATAGATATAATAATGGGAAATCAAAATATAGGAAGAATACCACAGGCAATAGATGATATAGAACATAAAACAAACAAACATATTATTTATACTGATTGTGAAGATGAATTACCTCCAAGATTGGATGCTGACTTTGATTCTAGAAAAACAGCATCAATTTCAATAACTTATGGATGTAATAATTTTTGTACATATTGTATTGTACCATATGTAAGAGGAAGAGAAAGATCAGTACCTTTAGATGAGATAATACACGATGTAAAACAATATGCGGAAAAGGGATATAAAGAGATAATACTTTTAGGACAAAATGTAAATTCTTATGGAAAAGATTTTAAAAATGGAGATAACTTTGCAAAACTTTTAGAAGAAATATGTAAAGTAGAAGGAGATTTTTTGGTAAGATTTATTTCTCCACATCCAAGAGATTTTTCAGATGAAGTAATAGATGTTATAGCTAAAAATGACAAAATAGCAAAATCATTACATCTTCCATTGCAGTCAGGGTCTACAAGAATTTTAAAAATGATGAATAGAGGATATACAAAAGAACAGTATATAGCTCTTGCTGAAAAAATAAAAGAAAAAATACCAGGGGTAGCTCTTACTGCTGATATAATAGTTGGGTTTCCAGGGGAAACTGAAGAAGATTTCTTAGATACTTTAGATGTAGTAAAAAGAATACAATTTGAAAATTCATTTATGTTTATGTACTCAATAAGACAGGGAACAAAAGCAGCAGATATGGATGAACAGATAGATTCAGAAGTTAAAAAGGAAAGACTTCAAAGATTGATAGAGGTTCAAAACAGCTGTTCATTAGCCGAAAGTGAAACTTATAGAGGGAAAATAGTAAGAATATTAGTAGAGGGAGAAAGCAGAAAGAATAAAGATGTTCTTACTGGAAGAACTTCAACTAATAAGATAGTTTTATTCAAAGGAGATAAAACTTTAGAAGGAACTTTTGTAAATGTAAAAATAAATGATTGTAAAACATGGACTTTATACGGTGATATTGTAGACTAA
- the atoD gene encoding acetate CoA-transferase subunit alpha translates to MKNKLVSMEEAVSHVKDGMTVFIGGFLGVGTPEKIIDALIAKGVKDLTVIGNDTGFPDKGIGRLVVNNQVKKVIASHIGTNPETGRRMQSGEMEVELAPQGTLAERVRAGGNGLGGILTPTGIGTIVEEGKEVLTVDGKKYILEKPLRADVALLNGSVVDELGNVIYAKTTKNFNPMMATAADTVIVFAEKLVKVGEIDPDHVMTSRIFVDYIVK, encoded by the coding sequence ATGAAAAACAAATTAGTTTCAATGGAAGAAGCTGTATCTCATGTAAAAGATGGAATGACAGTTTTTATTGGTGGATTCTTAGGAGTAGGAACACCTGAAAAAATAATAGATGCTTTAATAGCTAAAGGTGTAAAAGATCTTACTGTTATAGGTAATGATACAGGATTTCCAGACAAAGGAATTGGAAGACTTGTTGTTAATAACCAAGTTAAAAAAGTAATTGCTTCTCATATCGGAACAAACCCAGAGACTGGAAGAAGAATGCAGTCTGGTGAAATGGAAGTTGAACTAGCACCTCAAGGAACATTAGCTGAAAGAGTAAGAGCTGGAGGAAATGGACTTGGAGGAATCTTAACACCAACTGGAATAGGAACTATTGTTGAAGAAGGAAAAGAAGTTCTTACAGTGGATGGAAAAAAATATATTTTAGAAAAACCTCTAAGAGCTGACGTAGCACTTTTAAACGGTTCTGTGGTTGATGAATTAGGAAATGTTATTTATGCTAAAACAACTAAAAACTTTAACCCAATGATGGCAACAGCAGCAGATACAGTTATAGTTTTTGCAGAAAAATTAGTAAAAGTGGGAGAAATCGACCCAGATCATGTAATGACATCTAGAATATTCGTAGACTACATAGTTAAATAG
- a CDS encoding 3-oxoacid CoA-transferase subunit B — protein sequence MELDKKLVREYIAKRVAQEFKDGYVVNLGIGLPTLVANYVPEGIEVVFQSENGIIGVGPAPEPGKEDKDIVNAGAGFVTVLPGAQFFDSCTSFGIIRGGHVDATVLGALQVDKEGNLANWMVPGKMVPGMGGAMDLVVGAKEVIVAMEHTAKGAVKILDKCDLPLTAAGQVNLIITEKGVIKVTPEGLLLTEVSPYSSIEDIKASTGAELKVADDVKILSL from the coding sequence ATGGAATTAGATAAAAAATTAGTAAGAGAATATATTGCAAAAAGAGTTGCACAAGAATTTAAAGATGGATATGTAGTAAATTTAGGAATAGGACTTCCTACTCTAGTAGCTAACTATGTACCAGAAGGAATAGAAGTTGTATTCCAATCAGAAAATGGAATTATAGGAGTAGGTCCAGCTCCAGAACCTGGAAAAGAAGATAAAGACATAGTAAATGCTGGAGCAGGATTTGTAACTGTTCTTCCAGGAGCACAATTCTTTGATTCTTGTACTTCATTTGGAATCATAAGAGGAGGACATGTAGATGCTACTGTTCTTGGAGCTCTTCAAGTAGATAAAGAAGGAAACTTAGCAAACTGGATGGTTCCTGGAAAAATGGTTCCTGGAATGGGTGGAGCTATGGACCTTGTAGTTGGAGCTAAAGAAGTTATAGTTGCTATGGAACATACAGCTAAAGGAGCAGTAAAAATTCTTGATAAATGTGATCTTCCATTAACAGCTGCTGGTCAAGTAAACTTGATAATCACTGAAAAAGGTGTTATAAAAGTAACTCCTGAAGGATTGCTTCTTACTGAAGTAAGCCCTTATTCTTCAATAGAAGATATAAAAGCATCAACAGGAGCAGAATTAAAAGTTGCTGATGATGTAAAAATATTATCGCTTTAA
- a CDS encoding sensor histidine kinase codes for MKIRWKIFFLMFSVVVMIILGLLVTNSIYLEKFYIKNKKEKLVELGKILVDPKYVIDFQNLEMHSNVAILIKKNQELYKLETESILSKSEIDSIAERLKENEYVFEEITLLDYRGKVLILFMPYRSDRYIEIITPLSFIQEGLEISTRYHLLIIVLALIIGSSMSFIFSKKMTDPILEIKEITQKISELDFNRKFEKDSRDEIGELGYAINRMGETLEKSIDELNKVNKKLMIDIENEKRLDKLRKEFIASVSHELKTPISIIQGYAQGLVENVANEEDKNFYCEVIMEESLKMDSLVKELLLISQMESGYFKMDIEEVNFYPIIKDIRDKYSSKYKKVIYSGSKEIFVLCDEKYIERVLDNLVVNALKYSSGERDVIISAEDLGNKERIIVSNETDRLTENDLDSIWTPFYRLDKVRDRDGHGLGLSIVRGILDNHKSKFGVYFSEEKVVNFWFELAKKTDDIKDVYDDELLEAEEV; via the coding sequence ATGAAAATAAGATGGAAGATATTTTTCCTGATGTTCAGTGTAGTAGTGATGATAATCTTAGGATTATTAGTAACAAACAGTATCTATTTGGAAAAATTCTATATAAAAAACAAGAAAGAAAAACTTGTAGAACTGGGAAAAATACTTGTCGATCCTAAATATGTCATAGATTTTCAAAATCTTGAAATGCATTCAAATGTTGCCATACTTATAAAAAAAAATCAAGAGCTGTATAAACTAGAAACAGAATCAATACTTTCTAAAAGTGAAATAGATAGTATAGCAGAGAGACTTAAAGAAAATGAATATGTTTTCGAAGAAATAACTCTTCTTGACTATAGAGGAAAAGTTTTAATACTATTTATGCCCTATAGAAGTGATAGGTATATTGAGATAATAACTCCTTTGAGTTTTATTCAAGAGGGACTTGAAATATCCACACGATACCATCTTTTAATAATAGTATTGGCACTGATAATAGGTTCATCTATGTCTTTTATATTTTCTAAAAAGATGACTGATCCTATATTGGAAATAAAGGAAATAACTCAGAAAATTTCAGAACTTGATTTCAATAGAAAGTTTGAAAAAGATAGCAGAGATGAAATTGGAGAACTAGGTTATGCTATTAATCGAATGGGAGAAACTCTGGAAAAAAGTATAGACGAGTTAAATAAAGTCAATAAGAAACTCATGATAGATATTGAAAATGAAAAGAGATTGGATAAATTAAGAAAAGAATTTATAGCAAGTGTAAGTCATGAATTGAAAACTCCTATATCAATAATACAAGGATATGCTCAAGGATTGGTAGAAAATGTTGCAAATGAAGAGGATAAAAATTTCTACTGTGAAGTTATTATGGAAGAAAGTTTAAAAATGGACTCATTGGTTAAAGAACTTTTACTTATATCACAGATGGAATCAGGATATTTTAAAATGGATATTGAAGAGGTAAATTTCTATCCTATAATTAAAGATATAAGAGATAAATATTCCTCTAAATATAAAAAAGTAATTTATAGTGGAAGTAAAGAAATTTTTGTTTTATGTGATGAAAAATATATTGAAAGAGTATTGGATAATCTTGTGGTAAATGCTCTGAAATACTCTTCTGGAGAAAGAGATGTAATAATTAGTGCAGAAGATCTTGGAAATAAAGAAAGAATAATTGTAAGTAATGAAACAGATCGTTTAACAGAAAATGATTTAGACAGTATATGGACGCCATTTTATAGATTGGATAAAGTTAGAGATAGAGATGGACATGGATTAGGATTATCCATTGTAAGAGGAATTCTAGATAATCATAAGAGTAAATTTGGAGTATATTTTTCAGAAGAGAAAGTTGTAAATTTCTGGTTTGAGTTGGCTAAAAAGACAGATGATATAAAAGATGTTTATGATGATGAACTTCTGGAAGCAGAGGAAGTATAA
- a CDS encoding N-glycosylase/DNA lyase, producing MKKNEYFYEIKKIYEEKKDEIERRLKDFKDIWEKGSNEDIHTELSFCILTPQSKAVNAWKAITTLRDNGLLFNGTAEEMVEYLNIVRFKNNKAKYLVTLREQMKDKNGKIITRDFFNSISDVNEKREWIVKNIKGMAYKEASHFLRNVGFGKKISILDRHILKNLVKLEVMEEVPKSLTPKLYLEIEEKMKAYCDYVDISMDSLDLLLWYKEAGEIFK from the coding sequence ATGAAAAAAAATGAATATTTTTATGAAATAAAAAAAATATACGAAGAAAAAAAAGATGAGATAGAAAGAAGATTAAAAGATTTTAAAGATATATGGGAGAAAGGAAGCAATGAGGATATTCATACAGAGCTTTCTTTCTGTATCCTTACACCTCAATCTAAAGCAGTAAATGCATGGAAAGCTATTACAACTCTTAGAGATAATGGACTTTTATTTAATGGAACTGCTGAAGAAATGGTGGAGTATCTCAATATAGTAAGATTTAAAAATAATAAAGCAAAATATCTTGTTACTCTTAGAGAACAGATGAAAGATAAGAATGGAAAAATAATAACAAGAGATTTTTTCAATAGTATTTCTGATGTGAATGAAAAGAGGGAATGGATAGTAAAAAATATTAAGGGGATGGCTTATAAAGAAGCTAGTCATTTTCTGAGAAACGTCGGATTCGGAAAGAAAATTTCGATTTTAGATAGACATATCCTGAAAAATTTAGTAAAATTAGAAGTAATGGAAGAAGTTCCAAAATCTCTGACTCCTAAATTGTATTTAGAGATCGAAGAAAAGATGAAAGCTTATTGTGATTATGTAGATATATCTATGGATAGTTTAGATTTACTTCTATGGTACAAGGAAGCCGGAGAAATATTTAAATAA
- a CDS encoding response regulator transcription factor, translating into MKKILVVDDEWKIRKLIKDYLVREGYSVDEAGDGEEGLDLFFQTTYDIVILDIMMPKIDGWSVCRKIREESQVPIIMLTARADESDQLFGFELETDEYMIKPFNPKLLVAKVKALLRRDGKIVDKTYLEFGDLVIDTSKREVKLGDVILELTPKEYDLLYFFIENKGLALSREKILNSVWGWDYFGDSRTVDTHIKRLRKKIGDNFIQTVRGFGYKFEGDK; encoded by the coding sequence ATGAAAAAGATACTTGTAGTAGATGATGAATGGAAAATAAGAAAACTCATAAAGGATTACCTTGTGAGAGAGGGATATAGTGTAGATGAAGCTGGTGATGGAGAAGAGGGGCTGGATCTCTTCTTCCAGACTACATATGATATTGTTATTCTGGATATAATGATGCCAAAAATAGATGGCTGGAGTGTATGCAGAAAAATAAGAGAAGAATCACAGGTTCCTATTATCATGCTTACAGCTAGAGCTGATGAAAGTGATCAGTTATTTGGATTTGAACTAGAAACAGATGAATATATGATAAAGCCTTTCAATCCTAAATTATTAGTAGCAAAAGTAAAAGCCCTACTGAGAAGAGATGGAAAAATAGTTGATAAAACATATCTTGAATTTGGAGATCTTGTTATAGATACATCTAAGAGAGAGGTAAAATTAGGAGATGTAATACTTGAACTTACTCCTAAAGAATATGATCTTTTATATTTTTTCATCGAGAATAAAGGACTGGCTTTATCAAGAGAGAAGATTTTGAATTCAGTATGGGGATGGGATTACTTTGGTGATTCAAGAACTGTGGATACACATATAAAAAGATTAAGAAAGAAAATAGGAGATAACTTTATCCAGACAGTAAGAGGATTTGGATATAAATTCGAGGGAGACAAATGA
- a CDS encoding metal-sensing transcriptional repressor has translation MDKLKRTCISNECMSKECPAFKKKLEARINRIEGQIRGIGKMLVNRVGCDDVLNQISSVKSALNGVSKLILESHIRNCVVNDIKAGSEDEIISELVQTLNKMIDKTSKKVKEDLPEMIKKIETQVGKIKDLVEEEHCNEVLNEISLVKGELDGVSKLVLESHIKNCIVRDIKSGNEDRVITELLYTLNKMIK, from the coding sequence ATGGATAAATTAAAGAGAACCTGTATATCCAATGAATGTATGAGCAAGGAATGCCCAGCATTTAAGAAAAAACTGGAAGCAAGGATAAACAGGATAGAGGGGCAGATAAGAGGAATAGGGAAGATGTTGGTAAATAGAGTTGGATGTGATGATGTTCTTAATCAGATATCATCTGTAAAATCTGCTTTGAATGGAGTATCTAAATTAATACTTGAATCTCATATAAGAAATTGTGTAGTCAATGATATCAAAGCAGGTTCAGAAGATGAAATTATCTCTGAACTTGTGCAGACATTAAATAAGATGATAGATAAAACAAGTAAAAAAGTAAAAGAAGATCTGCCAGAAATGATAAAGAAGATAGAAACACAAGTAGGAAAAATAAAAGATTTGGTAGAAGAAGAACATTGTAATGAGGTTCTTAATGAAATATCTTTAGTAAAAGGAGAACTTGATGGAGTATCAAAATTAGTGCTTGAATCACATATAAAGAATTGTATAGTAAGAGATATAAAATCAGGAAATGAAGACAGAGTTATTACAGAACTTTTATACACATTAAATAAAATGATTAAATAA
- a CDS encoding MmcQ/YjbR family DNA-binding protein: MLYQGKIFSNRKFIINHLLSYGFIQKDEQYTYSVNLMENSFNLNICIKELKEVTIKIIDIETNDEYTPIYIQNISGGFVGKIRKEYELILNDIAEKCTIKEIFKSDYAKKIVKYIAEKYKNEPEYLWDKTPNNAVFREKSTGKWYAALLEVEKSKIGINEVGRIEIIDLKATSDKIFSLVDNINYLPGYHMNKKHWFTIKLDGSVPIEIIYSLIDDSFNIIKKK; encoded by the coding sequence ATGCTTTACCAAGGAAAAATATTTAGTAACAGAAAATTTATAATCAACCATTTATTATCATATGGATTTATTCAAAAAGATGAACAATATACTTATTCAGTAAATTTAATGGAAAACTCTTTTAATTTAAATATATGTATAAAAGAATTAAAAGAAGTAACAATAAAAATTATAGATATAGAAACTAATGATGAGTATACTCCTATTTATATTCAAAATATAAGTGGAGGATTTGTTGGAAAAATACGAAAAGAATATGAATTAATACTTAATGATATTGCTGAAAAATGTACAATAAAAGAGATATTTAAAAGTGATTATGCAAAAAAAATTGTAAAATATATTGCTGAAAAATATAAAAATGAACCAGAATACTTGTGGGATAAAACTCCAAATAATGCTGTTTTTCGTGAAAAATCAACTGGAAAATGGTATGCAGCTCTATTAGAAGTTGAAAAAAGTAAAATTGGGATAAATGAAGTGGGAAGAATTGAAATTATTGATTTGAAAGCAACATCAGATAAAATATTTTCTCTTGTAGATAATATTAATTATCTTCCTGGCTACCATATGAACAAAAAACATTGGTTTACTATTAAGTTAGATGGTTCTGTTCCAATCGAAATAATTTATTCATTAATAGATGACAGTTTCAATATTATTAAGAAAAAGTAA
- the rho gene encoding transcription termination factor Rho: protein MDKLDRFLLKELQEIAKQLGIEYKNGIKKSELKELIEKDIEEKEGLDIAWGSLEVLPDGYGFLRNTSVEKDVYVSASQVRRFKLRTEDIVVGEVREPSGDEKNYALRRVLLVNSGTLEAAESRVPFEDLIPAYPTERFILETDRKNVSGRIIDLVAPIGKGQRALIIAPPKAGKTMLISSIANSMIEQNKEAEVWILLIDERPEEVTDIKESVIGAQVFASTFDEDPRNHIKVTEMILERAKRKVENGENIVILMDSLTRLARAYNIVVPSSGKLISGGIDPTALYYPKNFFGTARNIRGGGSLTIIATVLVDTGSKMDDIIYEEFKSTGNCDIHLDRNLAELRIFPAIDIQRSGTRKEELLIPKNELESIWSIRRYLAQYDRATASRKLIDTILNTESNKKLLEFYEKGEKRTKNEI, encoded by the coding sequence ATGGATAAGTTGGATAGATTTCTTTTAAAAGAACTTCAAGAAATAGCAAAGCAATTGGGGATAGAATATAAAAATGGAATAAAAAAATCTGAATTGAAAGAATTGATAGAAAAAGATATCGAAGAAAAAGAAGGCTTAGATATTGCTTGGGGAAGCTTGGAAGTACTACCTGATGGTTATGGTTTTTTAAGAAACACCAGTGTGGAAAAAGATGTCTATGTATCAGCCTCACAAGTAAGAAGGTTTAAGCTAAGAACAGAAGATATTGTAGTTGGAGAAGTAAGAGAACCTTCTGGAGATGAAAAAAATTATGCTCTTAGAAGAGTTTTGTTAGTAAATAGTGGAACACTGGAAGCTGCTGAATCGAGAGTGCCTTTTGAAGATTTAATTCCAGCTTATCCAACTGAGAGATTTATTCTGGAGACTGACAGAAAAAATGTTTCAGGAAGGATAATAGACCTTGTTGCACCAATAGGAAAAGGGCAGAGAGCATTAATAATAGCTCCTCCAAAAGCTGGGAAAACTATGCTTATAAGCAGTATAGCAAACTCAATGATAGAGCAGAATAAAGAAGCAGAAGTGTGGATACTTCTGATAGATGAAAGACCAGAAGAAGTTACAGATATAAAAGAATCAGTAATCGGAGCACAGGTATTTGCTTCGACATTTGATGAAGACCCAAGAAATCACATAAAAGTCACAGAGATGATACTGGAGAGAGCTAAAAGAAAAGTAGAAAATGGAGAAAATATAGTTATACTTATGGACTCTCTAACAAGGCTTGCAAGAGCATACAATATAGTTGTTCCTTCAAGTGGAAAATTAATATCAGGTGGAATAGATCCAACAGCCTTATATTATCCTAAGAATTTCTTTGGAACTGCCAGAAATATAAGAGGAGGAGGAAGTCTTACTATTATAGCGACAGTTCTTGTAGATACAGGAAGTAAAATGGATGATATCATATATGAAGAGTTTAAATCAACGGGAAACTGTGATATACATTTAGATAGAAATCTAGCTGAATTAAGAATATTTCCAGCTATAGATATTCAGCGTTCAGGAACTAGAAAAGAGGAACTTCTCATACCAAAGAATGAATTAGAAAGCATTTGGAGTATAAGAAGATATTTGGCACAGTATGATAGGGCCACAGCTTCGAGAAAACTTATAGACACCATACTCAATAC
- a CDS encoding short-chain fatty acid transporter yields the protein MNNQQTKQGAFKRFTSFCVSLMQKYLPDPYIFCAMLTFIVFAGAVIFTKQSPMRVIGHWTNGFWSLLAFSMQMALVLVTGHTMASSSVFKKILSSMASKLTSPKQAIVVVTLVSTIACILNWGFGLVIGAIFAKEIAKKVKGVDYRLLIASAYTGFLVWHGGLSGSIPLQVASDSVAALSKQTAGAVTENIPTSLTLFSPMNLFIVGALIIMLPVVNRAMYPADNEVVTVDPKLLEEPEEKVLLHKNMTPAEKIENSKVVSMILGVMGWAYILQYFVTKGFNLNLNLVNFIFLFTGIILHGTPRKFINAFGEATKGAAGILLQFPFYAGIMGIMTGTNADGSSLAILMSNFFVNISTPKTFPLFSFLSAGIVNFFVPSGGGQWAVQAPIVMPAGVEIGVSTAKSAMAIAWGDAWTNMIQPFWALPALGIAGLGAKDIMGYCLIVLLCSGVVISAGFLLF from the coding sequence ATGAACAATCAACAAACTAAACAAGGAGCATTTAAAAGATTCACATCTTTCTGTGTTTCTTTAATGCAAAAGTATTTGCCAGATCCATATATTTTCTGTGCAATGTTAACATTTATCGTATTTGCAGGAGCAGTTATTTTTACTAAACAATCACCAATGAGAGTTATTGGTCATTGGACAAATGGGTTCTGGTCATTGCTTGCATTCTCAATGCAGATGGCATTAGTGCTTGTAACTGGACATACAATGGCTAGCTCAAGTGTATTTAAAAAAATATTATCAAGTATGGCATCTAAATTAACAAGTCCTAAACAAGCTATTGTTGTAGTAACTTTAGTTTCTACTATAGCATGTATATTGAACTGGGGATTTGGATTGGTTATAGGAGCTATTTTTGCTAAAGAAATAGCTAAAAAAGTAAAAGGTGTAGATTACAGACTTCTTATTGCATCAGCATATACAGGATTCTTAGTATGGCATGGTGGACTATCAGGATCTATTCCTCTACAAGTAGCAAGTGACAGTGTGGCGGCTCTTTCTAAACAAACTGCTGGGGCTGTAACTGAAAATATCCCTACAAGTTTAACTTTATTTTCGCCAATGAATCTATTCATTGTTGGAGCACTTATCATAATGCTTCCAGTGGTAAACAGAGCTATGTATCCAGCTGATAATGAAGTTGTTACTGTTGATCCAAAATTATTGGAAGAACCTGAAGAAAAAGTTTTACTTCATAAAAATATGACTCCAGCTGAAAAAATAGAAAACAGCAAAGTTGTATCTATGATTTTAGGAGTTATGGGTTGGGCTTATATTCTTCAATATTTTGTAACTAAAGGATTCAATCTGAACTTAAATCTAGTTAACTTTATATTCCTATTTACAGGAATCATCCTTCATGGAACACCTAGAAAATTCATAAATGCCTTTGGTGAAGCAACTAAAGGAGCAGCAGGAATACTTTTACAATTTCCATTCTATGCTGGAATTATGGGTATCATGACAGGAACAAATGCTGATGGATCATCATTGGCTATATTAATGTCTAATTTCTTCGTAAATATTTCTACTCCAAAAACATTCCCACTATTTTCATTCTTAAGTGCAGGAATAGTAAACTTCTTTGTACCTTCTGGAGGAGGACAATGGGCAGTTCAAGCTCCAATTGTAATGCCAGCAGGTGTTGAGATAGGTGTATCTACAGCTAAATCAGCTATGGCTATTGCTTGGGGAGATGCTTGGACAAATATGATTCAGCCATTCTGGGCTTTACCAGCATTAGGTATAGCAGGATTGGGGGCTAAAGATATCATGGGATACTGTCTGATAGTACTTTTATGTTCAGGAGTAGTTATTTCAGCAGGATTCTTACTGTTCTAG